The following is a genomic window from Synechococcus sp. JA-2-3B'a(2-13).
CGGGCCTATCGCCGACAAGATCAACGCCGATTTCGGCAGCTACGACAAGTTTGTCGAGGCTTTCAAGACGGCGGCTGCCACCCAGTTTGGCAGTGGTTGGGCTTGGCTGGTGCTGGAGGATGGCACGCTGAAGGTTACCAAAACCCCCAATGCCGAAAATCCGCTGGTTCACGGTCAAACGCCCCTGCTCACCTTGGATGTGTGGGAGCACGCCTACTACCTGGATTACCAAAACCGGCGGCCTGACTTCATCAATGCCTACCTGGAGCACTTGGTGAACTGGGATGCCGCCAATGCCCGGCTGGCTGCCGCCTGACTCCACCTGTTCTGGGATCCCTTGACGGGGGATCCCATCGAAGACTAGCCCTATGTCTCTGTTTGCGAAGGGATCCTTGGGGATCCCTTTTTTGCGCCTAGTCTTTCCCCAAGCGTTCTCGCTCCTCGCGCAATCGCTCCAGAAAGCCAGGGGTGGGAGGTTGGGTTGGAGGGGCTGCAAGGGGAGCAGAAGTTGGAGCAACCCGGTTCACTTGGGGAAACAAAGGTTGATTGATGGGCTGCGGCGGGAGAGGTTTGGCTGGGACAGGGGCTGGAGAAGGTGGAGCAGGGGGTGTGGGCACTGCAACCGGTCGGGGTGGAGGCACAGCAGGGGCTGGAGGAGGAGGTGACACCTGCTGAGTTGGAGCAGGGGGCTGAGGGGTAGAGGACACTGCCTCTGGAGTTGCCGCTGGCCTGGGTGTGGGCTCGCTTGCGGACTCACCGATTCCCAGATCTGGGGCGGGATCATCCTCAAACACCGGTTTGCCCTCCGGATCCCGCGGCAGCCAGTCCAGCAGGGGTTCAGGAGTGGCTGAGGGATCCCGCTCAGGGTGCTCTGCACCGCCGACTGGAAGGGGGCGTTCGGGGGCAGCAGGCGGTCTTTCGCTGCCTGGGCCCGGATCCAACAGCAGACGCAGGCCCCAGAAGGTGCTCCCCGCAATGACAACAAAAAGGGCTATCCCAGCCCAGAGGGGAAACGGCTTGGCCTCGGGCTCTGCCTGGGTACTGAGCAGGTGTGTGCCCGACTGCCCTGCATCCACCGCCGCCAGGGTGCGCTCGGAGAAGATGGGTGCGGTTGGGGGGGGCGCGAGGGAAGAGCTGGCAGCGCTCTGGGAGTGCAGGGATCCCTCCAATTGGGCGCTGAGAACCTTCATATCTTGGGGCCGCTGGTCGGGATCTTTGGCCAGACAGGAGAGCACCACCTGTTCCAGCTCCAGCGGAATCTCATAGGGCAAATTCGAGCGATCGAAGGGCTGAGGCTGTTGGTAATTGTGGGCCTCGTACCAGCCGGGGAAAGAATCGCTCTTGGGTCGCAGAGGTTGTTGCCCGGTCAACATGCGGTAGAGCACCACGCCAAACGAGTAGATATCCGAGCGGGCATCCAGGGCTTCCCCGCGCACCTGTTCGGGAGAGGCGTAGCGCACCGTACCCAAAAAGCCGGTGGTCTGGGTGCCAAGGGCAAGGGAAACCTCGCTGAGCAGCTTAGCAATGCCGAAATCCAAGATTTTGACGGTTTCCCCCAGGGTTTCATCTTTCAGGACGAAGAGGTTGCTGGGTTTGATGTCGCGATGGATCACCCCCTTGATGAGATGGCCATCCTGCTCGGTCTCTAGGTTGTGGGCGTAATAGAGACCGGCACACACTTGGCGGGCAATCCTCACCACCTGTTGAGGCGGCAGCACCGGCTGCTTGAGCATCAGCTCCCCCAAACTGCGCCCCGTCAGGTATTCCATCACCAGGTAAGGTTGGTCGTTCTCTAGGCCATAGTCCAATACCTTGACAATGGCAGGGTGCTCCCCCAGCAGCGTGCTGATGCGAATTTCCTGCTGAAAACGTTTGTGCAACTGGCGTCGGGTGTTGTCATCGCCTGCTAAGTTTTGGTGCAACAGCTTGACCGCCACCGGACGGTTGAACAGGCGCGTATCGACAGCCTTGAACACCCGCCCCATGCCACCTGCTGCAATGCTGTGAACCAGTTGATAGCGCTGGCCGATTACTTTTCCAGGAGCAAGCTGGTGCATAGGCAGCCTAGGAGCATGTACCCTCTGATTCTAATGCGTGTTTCTCGGGAGTTTCTCTTGCCTTTCTCCGGCCATCCCTGCCCAGCAGTCTTCATTCCCAATGTATTTGATGTGCTTTTAAGTACTTATTAAACGCCCTGCCAGTAATTGAAGGCCGGACAAAGTCTGTGGGGCATCGAGAGCTACTTGGATCTGGAGGGATCTGATAGACTCATGCGGGCGCTTTGCCGGGTCTGTTCATTAGCTGTCTGTCGGGTGATTTATGCTGGCTAACTGGCTGCAAATTTCGGGGATCCCTCTAGCCCTGATCGGCCCTGTTGAGAATCCGGTGCTGGTGTTTTTGATCATCCTGACCATCATGCTGGTGGCTCCCTTGCTATTTGAGCGGCTGCGCCTGCCGGGGATCATCGGGTTAATCTTGGCTGGGCTGGTGGTGGGGCCCTACGGCTTGGGCATCTTGCGGCGGGACGAGACCATCATCCTGCTGGGCACGGTGGGGCTGTTGTTTCTCATGTTCATGGCGGGGCTGGAGACCAGTCTGGAAGATTTGAAGCTCAATGCCGGGAAGGCCACCCTCTTCGGGGCGCTCACCTTTCTGTTGCCCATGCTCATCGGCACAGCAGCCATGTTGGCCATTGGGTATGGCTTTCTGGCGGCGGTGCTGGTGGCCTCTTGTTTTGCCTCTCACACCCTGATCGGTCTGCCCATCATCTCGAAGCTGGGGTTGATGCGCCTGCAGACGGTGACGGCAACTTTGGGGGCCACCCTTATCACGAATGTCCTGGCTTTGTTGGTGCTGGCGGTGGTGGTGCGCGCCCACCAAGGGGAGCTGTCGCTGCGCTTTTGGCTGACGTTGATCCCTTCCATTGCCCTCTACACCTTTGCCACCCTGTGGGGGGTGCCTAAGCTGGGCAGTTGGTTCTTTCAACGCTTTGGTCACGACGAGGGAGCAGAGTTTACTTTCGTGATCGCCACTTTGTTTGTGGTGGCCTACGGAGCGGGGTTGATCGGCATTGAGCCGGTGGTGGGAGCCTTTCTGGCCGGGACGGCCATCACCCCTATCATCCCCCAGCTCAGCCCCCTGATGAACCGGATTCAGTTTATCGGCAACACCCTGTTTGTGCCTTTCTTCTTGATCTCGGTGGGGATGCTGATCAATCCCGGTATTCTCTTGGGGGAGCCGCGCACGCTGCTGGTGGGCGGAGTGATGATCGCAGCGGAGGTGGTGAGCAAGTTTCTGGCCGCTTGGATCCCGGCCCAACTGTTTGGCTGGCGCTTTGCCAGCACGATGATCATGTTCGGTTTGTCGATGGCTCAGGCGGCGGCTACCCTGGCGGCGATCACGGTGGCCTTTCAGGTGGAGTTGGTGGATGAGCTGACGGTGAACGGCACCATTGCCATGATCCTCGTGACCTGTGTTGCCTCGCCTTGGATTGTGGCCCGCTGGGGAGAGCAAATGCAGCCCACCGAGGTGGCCGCAGAGTCCACCGAATTGCCCAAGCCGGATTGGGGAGCTCGCGTCTTGGTGCCGGTGGCCAACCCGGATACCGAAAGCAACCTGCTGCAGTTGGCGTTGATTTTGGCCAAAAAAGATGGGGGAACGCTGCTGCCGCTGCATGTTTTGTCTGACCGTGCTGGGATCTCGCCGGCAGCCCTGGCTCGGCAAGAGCAGTTGTTGACCTTTGCAGAAGCTCTGGCCCACAGCGCCGTGACCCGAGTGGAGCCGATTCGGCGGGTGGATGACTCGGTGGAAAAAGGGATCATTCGCTCGGCGGCGGAACGGCAGGCAACCTTGGTGATCCTGGGCTGGAAGGGCTACTCCACCTATGCGGAGAACTTTTTCGGCAGCATCATCGACGCGGTGGTGCGGCAGGTGGGGATCCCAGTCTTGATTACGCGGTTTCCGGTACCCATCGAGACGGCGCGCCGCATCCTCTTGGTTGCACCGGAGCCGGAGGTCTCTCCCGGATCCCTGCAGCAGACCATTGGGCTGGCGCAAACGCTGGCCGGCGAATTGAAAGCGGGTTTGCAGATCCTGCTGGTGCAAACCCGACCTGGGCGGAAAAGCTCCCCAGCCTTGCCGGCAGAAAGCTATGCTCACCTGCCGGTTCAGCGGGTGCAGGGGGGGGTGGTGGCGGAAGCCTTCAAAGCGCTGCAGCCAGGAGATGTGTTGGTATTGGTTCCCAGCGAAACCGGCAACCGGTCGCGTCTGGGCCGAGAGCCGGAGACCATCGCCCGCAACCGACCCAGCCTTCCCATCATCGTGGTGCATTTGCCACGGGATTCAGCTCATCCCTTGCGCCAAGGAGATGGGGTTCTGGCGGCCGCAGAGCCCACTTGACAGGGATGGCATTGGGGTGTTGTCTGGCGGACTGGAGCTCTTGTCTCAACGACGCCCCGGCTCCCCTGGTAAACTGGGATACCCCAGGTTCGGAGCAGTCGTGAGCCAGAAGGGAGGCCCAGAGCCATAGACTATGTTGATTGAGGAAGTGGGGATAGTGCCCTGCGGAGCACAGGAGTATGGTTGCCTATTTGCTAGAAGTCGGCTGTGAAGAGCTCCCAGCCAGTTTTGTGGATTCGGCTCTGGAGCAGTGGCGAACCGGGATCCCGGCCTCTTTGGCGGAGGCCCATTTGCAAGCGGAGCAGATGCAGCTTTTCGGTACGCCGCGCCGCCTGGCGGTTCTGTTGCAGGGGTTGCCCACCCAGCAGCCGGATCGCACTTTGGAGGTGAAGGGGCCGCCGGTTCAGGTCGCCTACCAAGATGGCCAGCTCACCCCTGCCGGGGAAAAATTTGCCCAAAAACAAGGGGTGGATCCCGGCAGCCTGGAAATCCGGCAAGTGGGCAAGGGATCCTTTGTGTTTGCGGTGCAGCGGGTGCGGGGCCGACCGACGGCAGCCGTGCTCCAAGAATTGGCACCCGCCTGGATTACCAACTTGAGTGGGGAACGGCTGATGCGCTGGGCCTGCGGGGATCTGAAGTTTCCGCGCCCCATTCGCTGGCTGGTTTCCCTTTGGGATGATCAGGTGCTGCCTTTGCTGCTGCCGACCCACGAGGGCAATACCATGCCGGGCTTGGTGGCCGGGCGGGTTAGCCGGGGGCACCGCGTTTTGGGATCCCAGCAGGTCACTCTGGAGCGGGCCGAGAGCTACGTTCAGCAAATGCAAGAGGCCGGGGTCAGCCCCGATCCGGCAGTGCGGGAAGCGTACATTCAGGCCGAGGTAACCAAGCTGGCCAGGCAGGTGAATGGGGAAGCGCAGATCCCTGCCCCTCTGCTGCGGGAGGTGGTGCAGTTGGTGGAGTGGCCGACGGCGGTTTTGGGGCGTTTTGAGCCGGAATTTTTGCGCCTGCCGCCGGCGGTGATTGAGACGGTGATGATCATCCACCAACGCTATTTCCCGGTACGGGATGGCCGGGATCCCCAGAAATTGCTGCCCTATTTCATCACCATTTCCAATGGCGACCCTGGGCAATCGGAGCGGATCGGGGCAGGCAACAGCCGGGTGGTACGGGCGCGCCTGTCGGATGCCCGCTTTTTCTACGAAGAGGATCGGCGGATCCCCTTGGCGCAGCGGGTGGAACGCCTGCAGGCGGTTACTTTTGCCGAAGGGCTGGGATCCATGCGGGACAAGGTGGAGCGCATCCGCCACATCAGCCGCCTCATTGCTGCTGCCTTGAACTTGGATGCCCAGGAACAAGCGCTGGTGGAGCGCACGGCTTACCTGTGCAAGGCGGATCTGGTTACCCAAATGGTGTACGAATTCCCCGAGCTGCAGGGGATCATGGGGGCCGACTACGCTCGGCAGGATGGGGAACCGGAGGCGGTAGCCGAGGGGATTGAGCAACACTACTGGCCTTTGGGAGCGGGGGACGCTTTGCCCACAGCACTGACGGGGCGGGTGGTGGGCTGGGCAGATCGCCTGGATACCTTGGTGGGCATGTTTCGCTTGGGGCGGATCCCCACCGGCTCCTCGGATCGCTTTGCCCTGCGGCGGGCCGCCAACAGCCTGGTGCTGGTTGCCTGGGATGCCGGCTGGACTTTTGACTTCAACTTGCTGTTGCAGAGCGTGGTGCAGGACTATGCCTTTGGCGATGTCCACACCTTGCGAGCCTTGCAGGAGTTTTTGGCCCAACGGATACAGACCCTTTTGCAGGAGGAAAAGCGGATTGATTACGACTTGGTCAGGGCCGTAGTGGGGGATCCAGAGTCCGTCAAAACCGAGGATCCCCAGAAGGCCGAGCTCACCATGCGGGCCCTGGGCAACCTGCCCTTGACTTTGCTGCGGGCGGAGTACCTGCAACACCTGCGGGCCACCGGGGAATTGGCGGATCTCTATCCCACCCTCAATCGCTGTGCCCGCCTAGCAGCCCAAGGGGACTTGGACTACGCCGTGGTGGATCCGGCAGCCGCCGTGGATCCCGACCAGTTGCAGGAGGC
Proteins encoded in this region:
- a CDS encoding superoxide dismutase; the encoded protein is MAFELPALPYPADALKPYMSAETFSFHHGKHHAAYVANLNKLIEGTDLANKSLEEIIKATFGDPDKVGIFNNAAQVWNHTFFWESMKPGGGGAPTGPIADKINADFGSYDKFVEAFKTAAATQFGSGWAWLVLEDGTLKVTKTPNAENPLVHGQTPLLTLDVWEHAYYLDYQNRRPDFINAYLEHLVNWDAANARLAAA
- a CDS encoding serine/threonine-protein kinase, with amino-acid sequence MHQLAPGKVIGQRYQLVHSIAAGGMGRVFKAVDTRLFNRPVAVKLLHQNLAGDDNTRRQLHKRFQQEIRISTLLGEHPAIVKVLDYGLENDQPYLVMEYLTGRSLGELMLKQPVLPPQQVVRIARQVCAGLYYAHNLETEQDGHLIKGVIHRDIKPSNLFVLKDETLGETVKILDFGIAKLLSEVSLALGTQTTGFLGTVRYASPEQVRGEALDARSDIYSFGVVLYRMLTGQQPLRPKSDSFPGWYEAHNYQQPQPFDRSNLPYEIPLELEQVVLSCLAKDPDQRPQDMKVLSAQLEGSLHSQSAASSSLAPPPTAPIFSERTLAAVDAGQSGTHLLSTQAEPEAKPFPLWAGIALFVVIAGSTFWGLRLLLDPGPGSERPPAAPERPLPVGGAEHPERDPSATPEPLLDWLPRDPEGKPVFEDDPAPDLGIGESASEPTPRPAATPEAVSSTPQPPAPTQQVSPPPPAPAVPPPRPVAVPTPPAPPSPAPVPAKPLPPQPINQPLFPQVNRVAPTSAPLAAPPTQPPTPGFLERLREERERLGKD
- a CDS encoding cation:proton antiporter yields the protein MLANWLQISGIPLALIGPVENPVLVFLIILTIMLVAPLLFERLRLPGIIGLILAGLVVGPYGLGILRRDETIILLGTVGLLFLMFMAGLETSLEDLKLNAGKATLFGALTFLLPMLIGTAAMLAIGYGFLAAVLVASCFASHTLIGLPIISKLGLMRLQTVTATLGATLITNVLALLVLAVVVRAHQGELSLRFWLTLIPSIALYTFATLWGVPKLGSWFFQRFGHDEGAEFTFVIATLFVVAYGAGLIGIEPVVGAFLAGTAITPIIPQLSPLMNRIQFIGNTLFVPFFLISVGMLINPGILLGEPRTLLVGGVMIAAEVVSKFLAAWIPAQLFGWRFASTMIMFGLSMAQAAATLAAITVAFQVELVDELTVNGTIAMILVTCVASPWIVARWGEQMQPTEVAAESTELPKPDWGARVLVPVANPDTESNLLQLALILAKKDGGTLLPLHVLSDRAGISPAALARQEQLLTFAEALAHSAVTRVEPIRRVDDSVEKGIIRSAAERQATLVILGWKGYSTYAENFFGSIIDAVVRQVGIPVLITRFPVPIETARRILLVAPEPEVSPGSLQQTIGLAQTLAGELKAGLQILLVQTRPGRKSSPALPAESYAHLPVQRVQGGVVAEAFKALQPGDVLVLVPSETGNRSRLGREPETIARNRPSLPIIVVHLPRDSAHPLRQGDGVLAAAEPT
- the glyS gene encoding glycine--tRNA ligase subunit beta, whose product is MVAYLLEVGCEELPASFVDSALEQWRTGIPASLAEAHLQAEQMQLFGTPRRLAVLLQGLPTQQPDRTLEVKGPPVQVAYQDGQLTPAGEKFAQKQGVDPGSLEIRQVGKGSFVFAVQRVRGRPTAAVLQELAPAWITNLSGERLMRWACGDLKFPRPIRWLVSLWDDQVLPLLLPTHEGNTMPGLVAGRVSRGHRVLGSQQVTLERAESYVQQMQEAGVSPDPAVREAYIQAEVTKLARQVNGEAQIPAPLLREVVQLVEWPTAVLGRFEPEFLRLPPAVIETVMIIHQRYFPVRDGRDPQKLLPYFITISNGDPGQSERIGAGNSRVVRARLSDARFFYEEDRRIPLAQRVERLQAVTFAEGLGSMRDKVERIRHISRLIAAALNLDAQEQALVERTAYLCKADLVTQMVYEFPELQGIMGADYARQDGEPEAVAEGIEQHYWPLGAGDALPTALTGRVVGWADRLDTLVGMFRLGRIPTGSSDRFALRRAANSLVLVAWDAGWTFDFNLLLQSVVQDYAFGDVHTLRALQEFLAQRIQTLLQEEKRIDYDLVRAVVGDPESVKTEDPQKAELTMRALGNLPLTLLRAEYLQHLRATGELADLYPTLNRCARLAAQGDLDYAVVDPAAAVDPDQLQEAAERELYEACQKVYRLGVEPALQGDFVPLVEALQAAAPQVAQFFEAVLVMDPDPGRRASRLNLLGVLRNQSRLLGDMGAVVMAGESSPEKTS